One part of the Cyprinus carpio isolate SPL01 chromosome B12, ASM1834038v1, whole genome shotgun sequence genome encodes these proteins:
- the bnip3 gene encoding BCL2/adenovirus E1B 19 kDa protein-interacting protein 3: MSIEKQSVSEENLQGSWVELHFNNGGGSTPKGGSEEQSASTAPSGDLEKMLLDAQHESGRSSSRGSLPCDSPPRSQTPLHLRRGSEVHSSGGKNSSQSEEDYLERRKEVEILMKKNADWIWDWSSRPENLPPKEFLLRHPKRSSTLSMRNTSVMMKGGIFSAEFLKVFLPSLVLSHILAVGLGVYIGRRITTSGTF; the protein is encoded by the exons ATGTCGATTGAAAAACAAAGTGTGTCCGAGGAAAACCTTCAGG GTTCCTGGGTGGAGCTGCATTTTAATAATGGAGGTGGCAGCACTCCTAAAGGAGGTTCTGAGGAACAGTCTGCCAGCACCGCCCCAAGCGGAGACCTGGAGAAGATGCTGCTGGATGCTCAGCACGAGTCTGGCAGGAGCAGCTCAAGAGGAAGCCTGCCATGTGACAG TCCTCCAAGATCCCAGACTCCTTTGCACTTGCGCAGGGGCTCCGAGGTCCACAGCTCCGGAGGAAAGAACAGCTCACAG TCAGAGGAAGACTATTTGGAGAGGAGAAAAGAGGTGGAGATCCTGATGAAGAAAAATGCAGACTGGATCTGGGACTGGTCGAGTCGACCGGAAAACCTGCCGCCCAA GGAGTTTCTGCTGAGACACCCGAAGCGTTCCAGCACCCTCAGCATGAGGAACACCAGTGTGATGATGAAGGGAGGAATCTTCTCCGCAGAATTCCTCAAGGTTTTCCTGCCCTCTCTTGTCCTTTCACACATCCTTGCTGTGGGTCTCGG GGTGTACATCGGAAGGCGCATTACTACTTCTGGCACCTTCTGA